The following proteins are co-located in the Halopelagius inordinatus genome:
- a CDS encoding DEAD/DEAH box helicase produces the protein MTEDDGRDAAPADSDAGHDSADEDRPEANGVVPTPADDAPNTLDDVRERDAEAEDGDDTDTADGDDTDTADGDDTDTADADTTATDADEPEADDISLDSFYDALEAEGRPVVTAQQVARRLETTQAAAVDALGALADAGSVQRVNVETDPVVWYPTEWGNLATRERIVLFPERREIVVDSPTQYTRARLSQFAHLADTTGERESGTRGYLYKIRQEDVWQSPFDELGELLAMLRSVLPTRSPHLEEWVESQWKRANQFRLYTHEEGYVVLEGASESLMGNVARQKLDDEQLVAPISDTESWVRDGAEAAIKRVLYEAGYPVKDDRELDAGDPLDVDLRVELRDYQRDWVEKFRDQKSGVLVGPSGAGKTVTGIGALASVGGETLILVPSRELAAQWRAELLRHTTLSEAQIGEYHGGQKEVRPVTIATYQTAGMDRHRSLFDSRAWGLIVYDEVHHIPSRIYRRSADLQAKHRLGLSATPVREDDKEQEIFTLIGPPIGTDWSKLFEAGYVQEPEVEIRYVPWGDDTAQNEWANADGYERHQLAGTNPGKDEEVRRLLREHPTAKALVFVDWLDQGERLAEVLDVPFVSGEMPHYRRERLFEEFRDGDLRTLVISRVGDEGIDLPNAELAVVASGLGGSRRQGAQRAGRTMRPAGSALVYVLATRGTSEEDFAQRQMRHLAEKGVRVRENDLL, from the coding sequence ATGACCGAAGACGATGGTCGTGACGCCGCACCGGCCGACTCTGACGCCGGTCACGACAGCGCGGACGAGGACCGACCGGAGGCCAACGGCGTGGTTCCGACTCCGGCCGACGACGCTCCGAACACCCTCGACGACGTCCGAGAAAGAGACGCAGAGGCTGAAGACGGAGACGACACCGATACTGCAGACGGAGACGACACCGATACTGCAGACGGAGACGACACCGATACTGCAGACGCTGACACTACGGCTACCGACGCGGACGAACCCGAAGCCGACGACATCTCTCTTGACTCTTTTTACGACGCTCTCGAAGCGGAGGGTCGCCCGGTCGTCACCGCCCAACAGGTCGCCCGCCGCCTCGAAACGACGCAGGCCGCCGCCGTGGACGCCCTCGGCGCTCTCGCCGACGCCGGGTCGGTCCAGCGGGTGAACGTCGAAACGGACCCCGTCGTCTGGTATCCGACCGAGTGGGGGAACTTAGCGACGCGCGAACGAATCGTCCTGTTCCCCGAACGGCGCGAAATCGTCGTCGATAGTCCGACGCAGTACACCCGCGCGCGCCTCTCGCAGTTCGCCCACCTCGCGGACACGACCGGAGAACGCGAATCCGGGACGCGCGGCTACCTCTACAAGATACGGCAAGAGGACGTCTGGCAGTCGCCGTTCGACGAATTGGGTGAACTGCTCGCGATGCTGCGGTCCGTGCTGCCGACTCGGTCCCCGCACCTCGAAGAGTGGGTCGAATCGCAGTGGAAGCGAGCGAACCAGTTCCGTCTCTACACCCACGAGGAGGGCTACGTGGTCCTCGAAGGCGCCTCGGAGAGCCTGATGGGCAACGTCGCCCGGCAGAAACTCGACGACGAGCAACTCGTCGCGCCGATATCCGACACGGAGAGTTGGGTCCGAGACGGGGCGGAGGCGGCGATAAAGCGCGTCCTCTACGAGGCGGGCTACCCGGTGAAAGACGACCGGGAACTCGACGCCGGTGATCCACTCGACGTCGACCTGCGCGTCGAACTCAGAGACTACCAACGCGACTGGGTCGAGAAGTTCCGAGACCAGAAGTCGGGCGTCCTCGTCGGCCCGTCGGGCGCGGGCAAGACCGTCACCGGAATCGGCGCTCTGGCCTCCGTCGGCGGCGAGACGCTGATTCTCGTCCCGAGTCGGGAACTCGCCGCCCAGTGGCGAGCGGAACTCCTTCGACACACCACGCTCTCGGAAGCGCAGATAGGCGAGTACCACGGCGGACAAAAAGAGGTGCGTCCGGTCACCATCGCCACCTACCAGACGGCCGGGATGGACCGCCACCGCTCTCTTTTCGACTCTCGGGCGTGGGGACTCATCGTCTACGACGAAGTCCACCACATCCCCTCGCGCATCTACCGCCGGAGCGCGGACTTACAGGCCAAACACCGCCTCGGCCTCTCGGCGACGCCGGTGCGCGAAGACGACAAGGAACAGGAGATATTCACGCTCATCGGCCCGCCCATCGGCACCGACTGGTCGAAACTGTTCGAGGCGGGCTACGTCCAAGAACCCGAGGTGGAGATTCGCTACGTCCCGTGGGGCGACGACACCGCACAGAACGAGTGGGCCAACGCCGACGGCTACGAACGGCACCAACTCGCGGGGACGAACCCCGGCAAAGACGAGGAGGTGCGTCGCCTCCTCCGCGAGCACCCCACGGCGAAAGCGCTCGTGTTCGTCGATTGGCTCGACCAGGGCGAACGCCTCGCGGAGGTGCTCGACGTGCCGTTCGTCAGCGGCGAGATGCCGCACTACCGCCGCGAACGCCTGTTCGAGGAGTTCCGCGACGGCGACCTTCGAACGCTCGTCATCTCCCGCGTCGGCGACGAGGGAATCGACCTGCCGAACGCGGAACTGGCCGTCGTCGCCTCGGGTCTCGGCGGGTCCAGACGGCAGGGCGCGCAACGCGCCGGGCGGACGATGCGCCCCGCCGGGAGCGCTCTCGTCTACGTCCTCGCCACTCGCGGGACGAGCGAGGAGGACTTCGCGCAGCGACAGATGCGACATCTCGCGGAGAAGGGCGTCCGCGTCCGCGAGAACGACCTGCTGTAG